A genomic segment from Geitlerinema sp. PCC 7407 encodes:
- a CDS encoding pentapeptide repeat-containing protein, whose protein sequence is MNLEAIRAGNVKHIGGVDLSDEDFSNADLRGTDWSGAVLTGANFSYAKLERSRLDGANLMGAQLVAADLRANLWGANLMQADLTGADLRGSNLRGANLMGAKLSQVSLAGAFLNGANLMGVNLQGVDLRGVDLRGANLSGANLRGVDLSQADLQGALLNEANLEEANLHGANLAGATLTGANLLCADLDDANLSGVSVTGACLIGTRLAATKR, encoded by the coding sequence ATGAATCTTGAGGCCATTCGCGCAGGGAACGTCAAGCACATTGGTGGTGTGGATCTCAGCGATGAGGACTTCTCGAACGCTGACTTGCGGGGCACGGACTGGTCCGGCGCGGTCCTGACCGGCGCAAATTTCAGCTATGCCAAGCTGGAGCGATCGCGCCTGGATGGCGCCAACCTGATGGGGGCGCAGCTCGTGGCGGCAGACCTGCGAGCCAATCTCTGGGGCGCCAACCTCATGCAAGCGGACCTAACCGGCGCTGATTTGCGGGGCAGCAACCTGCGCGGCGCCAACTTGATGGGGGCCAAGCTCAGCCAGGTTTCCCTGGCCGGCGCGTTTCTCAATGGCGCTAACCTCATGGGCGTCAACCTGCAAGGCGTGGATCTGCGGGGTGTGGATCTGCGCGGTGCCAACCTCAGCGGTGCGAACTTGCGCGGCGTCGACCTCAGCCAAGCGGACCTCCAGGGAGCTTTGCTCAACGAGGCAAATCTTGAAGAAGCGAACCTGCACGGTGCCAACCTTGCCGGGGCGACCCTGACCGGCGCGAATCTGCTGTGCGCCGACCTAGACGATGCTAATCTCAGCGGCGTCAGCGTGACGGGTGCTTGCTTGATTGGCACTCGCCTAGCTGCTACCAAGCGCTGA